The proteins below come from a single Anguilla rostrata isolate EN2019 chromosome 3, ASM1855537v3, whole genome shotgun sequence genomic window:
- the LOC135251488 gene encoding alpha-2,8-sialyltransferase 8F-like produces MKNQHAFILVCFCSGLFITWRTCHLTFQQIRQETTGSLMLRRQLCERLRAKYASIKAIKLTTQFSNDMKELMSCPWKTNITHKERYRVELYSSCNATDELILTKQNTFLGQNVTYDGERRIRVVDKSMLKMLPESTPWRTGGLLGRCAVVGNGGILKNSSCGSMINKADFVIRFNLAPIILSEDIGVKTSLITANPSQIKRSYPNMKKHRHRLANHLSLYGDAPLLMPAFAYRLCTGISFQVHQALLPLRPQQKVVFFNPNYLRELHLYWRQRGQRALRLSTGLMLASVALELCEEVHLYGFWPFSVDLSQQKLSHHYYDNVGPRQRAHSMPREFLQLLKMHSMGAINLHIGKCQ; encoded by the exons ACAGGAAACAACTGGCTCTTTAATGCTGAGACGTCAGCTGTGTGAAAGACTGAGGGCGAAGTATGCTTCAATCAAAGCAATAAAACT AACCACACAGTTTTCAAATGATATGAAGGAACTCATGAGCTGCCCCTGGAAAACAAACATAACTCACAAAGAGCGCTACAG gGTTGAACTGTACTCCAGTTGCAATGCCACTGATGAGCTGATTCTGACAAAGCAAAACACGTTCCTGGGTCAGAACGTTACTTACGATGGGGAGAGAAGAATCAGGGTGGTGGACAAGTCGATGCTGAAAATGCTCCCTGAG AGTACCCCCTGGAGGACTGGAGGTCTACTTGGGCGCTGTGCAGTCGTTGGGAATGGTGGGATTTTGAAGAACAGCAGTTGTGGTTCTATGATTAATAAGGCTGACTTTGTCATAAG GTTTAATCTAGCTCCCATCATATTAAGCGAAGATATAGGGGTGAAGACAAGTCTAATTACAGCCAACCCCAGCCAGATCAAACGCAG CTACCCAAACATGAAGAAGCATCGCCATCGCCTGGCAAATCACTTGTCTTTGTATGGAGATGCCCCCCTTCTCATGCCCGCGTTTGCCTATAGACTCTGCACTGGCATCTCCTTCCAAGTTCACCAAGCCCTCCTCCCACTCCGCCCGCAGCAGAAGGTAGTTTTCTTCAACCCTAACTATCTGCGGGAGCTACACCTTTACTGGCGGCAGAGGGGCCAACGGGCCTTGCGTCTCTCCACAGGGTTAATGCTGGCGAGCGTAGCCCTGGAGCTGTGTGAGGAGGTGCACCTTTATGGGTTTTGGCCCTTCAGTGTTGACCTTTCCCAGCAAAAATTGTCGCACCACTACTATGACAATGTTGGGCCCCGTCAACGTGCACATTCTATGCCTCGTGAGTTCCTCCAGCTGCTGAAAATGCACAGTATGGGGGCAATAAACCTACACATTGGGAAATGCCAGTGA